AGTGCCGTAGGGCAGCAGGTTGCGCGAGGGGTTCTGCACCACCACGCCGATCCGCTGACCGCGCAGGCGCAGCAGCTCCGGCTCGCTCATCACGGTGATGTCGTCAGCGCCCAGGTAGATCTGGCCGGAGGTGGGCCGCAGCAGCCCGGCGAGCAGGCTCAGCAGGGTCGACTTGCCCGACCCCGACGGCCCGAGCAGCGCGACCGACTCACCGGCCGCCACGCTGAACTCGACGTTGTCCAGAGCGGTGACCTGCTGGCCGTCCATCTCGTAGTGATGGCTCAGGTGCTCGCAGTAGATGGCCAGGCCGGTCTGCAGCATGCGCGCGCTCATTCGGCCTCCCGCAACCTGGCCGGCGCGGCGGCCAGCAGCAGCGCCCGGCCGGCCAGCACCGCGGTGACGCTCAGCAGCAGCAGGAAGGCCAGCGCGAACAGCAGGACGCCCGTCAGAGCCGGCTGGTAGCTCAGCGCCACCGGGGTCTGGTCGGCGAACTGGGGGACCGAGGGCATCGCCCAGCGGGCGGCCAGGTAGCCGGCCGGCACCCCCAGCAGCAGGGCAGCCCCCAGCAGCAGGAACTGCTCGAGGACGCAGGCGCCCAGCAGGGTCCGCCGGCTGATCCCGACGGCGCGCAGTGAGGCCAGCTCGAAGGTCCGGCGCCGGCCGGTCGAGGCGATCGCGATGGCGGTGCCACCGATGGCCAGGATCGAGCCCGCGATGGCGCAGACCACCAGCAGCCGCAACGCCAACGCCGGGCCCTGCCGGCCCAGTTCGCTGAGCCGGCCGGCCTTGGTGGCGCCGGGCTCCACCACCAGTCCGGCGGCTCGCAGCCGGTCGATCGCGTCGGCCGGCGCGGCCGGTCCCAGCCAGATCGACCAGCTGGCCTCGCTGTCGAAGGCCGGCAGCTGGGCCCGCAGTCCCGTCACATCGACCAGCACCCCGGCGTCGAGCACCGAGGGCAGCACCGCCGGGCTGCCCACCACCTGAAACGGCGCCGCGGAGCCGGTCAGATCGGTCATCCGCAGCTCGGGCAGGCTCGCCGCCTCGGGCACCAAGCCGGCAGGGGAGGCGAGCACCGGCAGCGGCCGGGGGCTGTCGGCGTGGGTGATGCCGGCCGAGCCGCCGGTCTGGCTGCTGTAGACGTCCTGCAGGCCGCCTTCGGTGACGCTGAGGCTGTCCTCGGAGTTCCCCAGGGGGCTGGCCTTGGGCCGCCAGTCGCCGGCGGTGGCGAGCCCGCTGTCCAGCGGCTGCCACCGGCCGTCGGAGAAGAACTCCAGCTGGCTGACCCGCACGACGCCGGTCAGCTTGCCGAAGGTGCTGATCGGCCGGTCCCAGGTGATGTCGGTCAGGGTGCAGCCGCCGGCGCACCCGACCGTCGCGGTGTACTGGTGCTCGCCGGGGGCCAGCGTGCCGGCCCGGACGTTGATGGCCGGCTTGTTGGGCGCCCGCAGGGTGAGCAGCACGTGCGGCCGGGCGCCGGGACTGAGCTCGACGGCCTCGACGCGCACCCGCAGCCGGGTGGCCCGGACCTGCAGGGGCGCCGGCAGGTCCGCAGGCAGCAGCGCCTTGGCCGCCTCGGCCGGCGCCGGCGTGGCGCCGCCGGAGTAGGCCACCGCGGCCAGCCTGCCGGCGTCGACGGCCAGCACCCGGCCGGTGACCGAGCCGCCGCCGTCGGGCAGCCAGGAGGCGGTGGCCATCGCCCACCGGCCGTCCGGGTCGGCCTTGCGGGTGGCGGCGACCGGGTCACGCAGCGGCTCGTACTGCACCGGCGCCAGCGCGCTCGCGCCGACCTCGACCCGGGCTCGCAGCTCGCGGTTCTGGCTGGCCACCCCCTCGCCGGCGATCGCGAAGATGGCCAGCCCGACGGCGACCGCCAGCAGCGCGGCCAGCCGCAGCCCGGCCGGCCGGCGCACCACCTGCCGGGCCGCCAGGAACAGCCCGATCCGCCCGGAGCCACGGGTCATCGGCAGCAGCGGGCGCAGCGCCAGCGGCAGCAGCCGGATGCCCAGCAGGGCCACGGCGAAGACCAGCAGCGCCGGCGCTAGCAACGTGGTCGGCTGCGGGCTGCCGTCCCGGCCGGCTCGGCGCAGCAGCACCAACCCGAACACCGCGGCGGCGGCCAGCACGAGGTCCAGCGCCAGCATCAGCCTGCTGGGCTGATGGCCCGGGGTCCGCCGCCACTGCTCCAACACCGACCGCCGCAGGGTTTTGCGGCTGGCGGCGGCCGCCGCGGCCAGGCTGCCGGCCAGGGACGCCGCGACCGCCACCGCGGTGGCCCGGGTGAGGTCGACCGGGGTCCCCGGGACCAACTCGGTGGCCGCGAACAGCCGCACCGACAGCCAGCCGCCGAGCAGCCCCAACGGCGTGGCCAGCGCGACCAGCAGCATCGGCTCAGCCAGTCCGAACCGGATCGTGGCCGCCGGTCCCAGGCCGCGCAGCTTGGCCAGCGCGATCTCCGAGCCCTTGGCCTCGACCGCGTCGGCGATCACCTGGAACAGCACCAGCCAGGCCAGCACCGCCAACTGCAGTGACACCAGCAGGGTGGACACGTCGATCAGCCGCTGCTCGGCTTTGGCCGCGGCCAGCACCGCCAGGACGTCGGTGCTGAAGTGGTCGCCGACGCCGGGGTCCGAGCGCAGCTGTCTCAGCCTGGACACGTCGGCTGCCAGCGCCGCGGTGCCAGACAGCCGGACCTCGGTGGCCTCGATCGGGTAGTCGACCTGCACTTGCACCCGGGCGGGAAACAGCGGCGGCAGCTCGGCGCGGTCGACGAACAGCGCGTCGACGGTGTCGGGGGACTCACCTGGGCCGGGGTGGGCGTCGAAGTAACTGTGGCCCTGCCAGAACGGATCGGCGACCCTGGCGAGCCGGTAGGCGCCCACCACGGTGACCGCGGCGATCTGCTGGGCCGGGTCGCCGAATCCGGTGACGGTCACGGTCTGCGGCAGGTTCGACAGCGTCAACCGGGCGCCTAGTCGCCAGCCGTAGTCGCCCTGCAGGGTGCGTTCGCTGGCCAGCGCCTCGCCGGCTCTGGCGGGGCACCGGCCTCGGGTCAGCGTCAGGTGCGCGCAGGCATCGGCCCGCCAAATCATCCGGGTGTGGGGTCCCACGTCGCCGATCGCCACCTGCGCCGGCGTCGAGGCCCTGGCCGGCAGCACCGCCGAGACCAGCGTGCGGGGATAGGCCTTGACGCTGCCCGGCTCCGGGCCCAGGGCGGCCGCCGCGTCCAGGTCGGCCTCGGTCTGGATGTCGCGGGTGAAGCTGAAGTGCAGCGCGGCGTCGCTGGCGGAGGAGGTCAGCCGGTCACGCAGCGTCGACTCGTCGGCGGCGCGGGCGTAGAGCGGGCCCAGCGAGCCGGCGCCGATGGTGATCACGGCCACCAGCAGGGTCGCCGCCGACAGGCCCCGGCGCCACCACAGGGCTCGCAGGAGCAGGGCCAGTCGGCCGATGCCTAAGCTGCTGATGAGCTCGCCTTTCTCGCTGGTCTGCCCTTCTCGCGGGCCGGCCTCGCGATGTCATGAGACACCCTCGCCGAGCGTGCCGGTGGCCCAGTCGGCCGGGTAGTTATCCGACTGATGCCAACCGTGGGGAAGGGCTGACCAGCGAGCGCGAGCGGCGGTGCGGCAGCTTAGCCAGCAGCGGTGACAGCAGCGCGGGAGACGCCGAAGCCGCCCCGCGTGTTCGGGCCGAACCGGGCGATCTCGGCCGCGAGGTCCAGCGACCGCATCGAGGCTGTCTGATCAGCCTCGGTCAGCAGGTCGGCGGGGATCAGCCAGACGACCTCGAACTCCAGGCCGTCGGGGTCGCGGCCGTACAGCGACTTGGTGGTGCCGTGGTTCGAGGCGCCGACCAGGGCGCCGAGGGCGGTCAGCTTGCCGGCGAGTTCTTCCAGGTCCCCGAGGGTGTCGACCTCCCAGGCCAGGTGGTACAGCCCGACGGTGCTGCGCCCGGCGCCCGAGGCGCCGGCTTGCCCGCCGATCTCGAACAGGCCGAGGTCGTGGTCGTTGGACGAGCCCGGCGCCCGCAGGAACGCCGCGCCGGGGGGACCCCCGCCCCCGATTCGCTCGAAGCCGAAGACGTCGTGATAGAACGCCACGCTGGCGGCGACGTCGCGGACGTAGAGAACGGCGTGGTTGAGCCGAAAGACGGACATGGCGACCTCCTGGTGAGCTGGGTCAATGATGCTCTGAAGACTGATGCTGACAGAACTCGATTGAGCTTTCAACTATTTCTGAACGGCCGTCCTGTAAGCGTTTGTGACACAATTCATAGGACGCGGTCATCACTGTCCGCAATTAGCGTGCGAACTCTCTGTGATAAACGCGGGCAACACACCGGTAAAACCCACATAGACCGTCGTGTTAGGGCAGTCGTGCCCAAAAACTTGCGGATTTCTTGCGGGTTTCAGGGCTATACGGAGCCTCGCTGTTCGATTACCGTCGCCGTATCCGACATTTCTCGGCACCCACTCATCGCGGGTGCCGTCCTCCCCTGTCCTGACACGGAGATTGTGCATGCGCGCACGCGGTAAAGCTTTGATAAGTGGAATTGCCAGCACGGCGCTGGTGGCCGGCAGCTGGCTGGCCGTGCCGACTTCGGCCTGGGCCGGGGCCAGCAGCGGGGCACCCGTTGTGATCAACGAGGTCTACGGCGGCGGCGGCAACGCCGGCGCGACCTACAAGCAGGACTTCATCGAGCTCTACAACAAGAGCGGCTCGGCCGTGAACCTCGCCGGCTGGTCGGTCCAGTACGCCTCCGCCACCGGCACCTCCTGGGCGACCACCGCGTTGACCGGCACCCTGCCGCCCGGCGGCCATTACGTCGTGCGCGAGGCCCAGGGCGCCGGTGGCACCACCGACGTCGCCTCCGACGTCACCGGAACCATCGCGATGAGTGGCACGGCCGGCAAGGTCGCGCTCGTCAACACCACCGGCGCGCTGACCTGCGGCGCCGACTGCGACGGCAACGCCGCCGTCGTCGACTTCGTCGGCTTCGGAACCACCGCCAACGACTTCGCCGGCGCCGGCCCGACGCCCGCGCCGAGCAACACCAACTCCGTCTCGCGCAACGCCGCTCACGACAACACCGCCAACAACGCCGCGGACTTCACCGCGAGCGCGCCGAGCCCGGTGGCCTGCGGCACTGCTTGCACCACCGTCACCCCGCCGCCTCCGACCGCGACCGAGAAGACCATCGCCGAGATCCAGGGCGCGGGCGCGGAGTCACCGCTCGTCGGCGCCACCGTCACCACCAAGGGCATCGTCACGGCGGCCTACCCGACCGGCGGGTTCAAGGGCTACTACATCCAGACGCCGGGCACCGGCGGACCGGTTGACCCGGCCACTGACACCACCTCCGACGGCGTCTTCGTCTTCCAGTCCACTGGCGCCTTGCCCGCGGCCGTGCAGATCGGCAACTACGTCCAGGTCACCGGTGGAGTCGTCGAGTTCTTCGGCATGACCGAGATCAACGTGGCCGCCGCTGACGTCGTCGACCTGGCCGACCCGCCCGCGGGCGTGACCGCCGCGACCACCTCGAGCTGGCCTGCCACCAACGCCGCGCGCGAGTCGCTGGAGGGCATGCTGTACCGCCCGACCGGCGCCTACACCGTCACCAACACCTTCACCACCAACCAGTACGGAGAGGTCGGCCTGGCCTCAGGCTCCAAGCCGCTGATTCAGCGGACCGAGGTCGAAGAACCTGGTCCGGCCGCTTCCAGCGCCACCGAGGCGGACAACGCGGCTCGGGCGATCACCCTGGACGACGGCTCCAGCGTCAACTACCTGGCCACCAGTGGCGGCGTGCTGGTCAACGGGGCGCTGACCCCGCCCTACGTCTCGCAGTCCGCTCCGGTCCGGGTGGGCGCGCCCGTCACGTTCACCAGCGACGTGATCGTCGACTGGCGTAACAGCGCGTGGAAGTTCCAGCCCACCACCACGGTCACCGGCCCGGCCAACGCCAACTCCCCGGCCACCTTCGCCAACACCCGCACCGCCGCGCCGGACGAGGCCCTGATCGGCAACGCCGACCTCAAGGTCGCCTCGTTCAACGTGCTGAACTACTTCACCACCCTCGGCACCGACGACGCCAGCTGCACCTCGTTCAAGGACCGTGACGGCAACGGCGCCACGGTCAACGGCGGCTGCGAGCAGCGCGGCGCCTGGGACGCCGAGGACCTCGCGCGTCAGCAGATCAAGATCGTCAAGGCCATCAACGCCCTGGACGCCGACGTGATCGGCCTGATGGAGATCGAGAACTCGGCTCGCCTGGGTGAGACCCCCGACGAGGCGACCAACACCCTGGTGGCCGCGCTGAACGCCGATGCCGGCGCAGGCACCTGGGCCGCCAACCCGTCCTCGACGGAGCTGCCGCCGGTGGCCGAGATGGACGTCATCACCAACGCCATCATCTACAAGCCGGCAGCGGTCAACCGGGTCGGCGCCGCGCGTGCCCTCGGCTCCGCCAGCTCGTCCGGCGGCGCGTTCGACAACGCCCGCGAGCCGGTGGCGCAGGTCTTCGCACCCAAGGCCGGCGGCGAGAAGTTCCTGTTCGTCGTCAACCACTTCAAGTCCAAGGGCTCGGCCGGTCCGTGGCCCGGTGACGCCGACACCGGTGACGGGCAGGGCGCGTCCAACGAGTCGCGAGTCCGCCAGGCCACCGCACTGCGTGACTGGATCCCCACGGTTCTCCCGGCCACCGCGACCAAGGCCGTGGTGCTCGCCGGTGACTTCAACGCCTACGGCAAGGAGGACCCGCTCGACGTCCTGAGCGCCGCCGGCTACACCGACGTCGAGCAGCACTACGCCCACGGCGAGTACTCCTACTCCTTCTCCGGGCTGTCCGGCTCGCTCGACCACATCCTGGTCAACGCCAACGCCTTGCAGCGCTCCACCGGGGCCGACATCTGGAACATCAACTCCGGTGAGTCGCTGGCGCTGGAGTACAGCCGCTGGAACTACCACGGCACCGATTTCCACTCGCCTGACGCCTACCGTTCCTCCGACCACGACCCGGTGGTCGTGGGCCTGCTCGCGGGCTCGACCACCGAGACCGTGCAGGTGCTTGGCATCAACGACTTCCACGGGCGCATCCAGGCCTCGGGCGTCGAGGCGGGGGCGGCTGTGCTGGCCGGCGCGGTGAAGCAGTTGCGCGCCCAGTACCCGGAGACGGTGTTCGCCGCCGCCGGTGACCTGATCGGCGCGTCGACCTTCGAGTCGTTCATCTCCCACGACAAGCCCACGATCGACGCGCTCAACGAGGCGGGCCTGGAAGTGTCGGCGGTGGGCAACCACGAGTTCGACCAGGGCTATGACGACCTGATCAACCGCGTGATGGCGCCTTACAACGCCGAGACCAACCCCTACGGCGGCGCTGCGTGGGAGTACCTGGGCGCGAACGTGCGCCACGCCGATGACCACTCCGCGGCGCTGCCCGAGACCTGGATCCAGGACTTCGGCGGTGTCCAGGTCGGCTTCGTCGGCGCGGTCACCGACCACCTCAACGAGCTGGTCTCTCCCGCCGGAATCGCCGGGCTGGAGATCGAGTCACCCGTCGTGGCGGCCAACCGGCACGCCAACGAGCTCAAGGCAGCCGGCGCCGAGATCGTCGTGCTCCTCGTGCACGAAGGCGCCGAGTCGACCGCGCTGTCCGCGGCCACCGACCCGGCCACCGACTTCGGCAAGATCGTCACCGGCGTGAACGACAACGTCGACGCGATCGTGTCCGGTCACACCCACCTGGCCTACAACCACTCGGTCACGGTTCCGGGCTGGGTCAGCGCGGGTCGCGAGGTCACCACCCGGCCGGTCGTCTCGGCCGGTCAGTACGGCTACAACCTTAACCAGCTGCTGTTCACGGTGGACTCCGGAACCGGTGAGGTCACCGGGCTCCAGCAGAACATCCTGCCGCTGGTGAAGTCGCCGGCCTACCCGACCGACGCGCCGACCAAGGCGATCGTCGACAAGGCAGTGGCCGACGCCGCTGTGCTCGGCGCCCAGCCGCTGGGTGAGATCACCGGTCCGTTCAACCGCGCCAAGCTCTCCAGCGGCGCTGAGAACCGGGGCGGTGAGTCGACGCTGGGCAACCTGGTCGCCGAGGTGCAGCAGACTGCCACCGAGGGCGCGACCACCGGCTCCGCGCAGATCGCCTTCATGAACCCCGGCGGACTGCGGGCAGACATGGTCGGCAGCAGCTCGACCTATCCCAACACCCTGACCTACCGGCAGGCGGCCAATGTGCAGCCGTTCGCCAACACTCTGGTCAACCTCAAGCTGACGGGCGCCCAGCTCAAGACGGCGCTCGAGCAGCAGTGGCAGCCGGCGGGCGCGGCCCGGCCGTTCCTGCGGCTCGGCATCTCCGAGGGCTTCACCTACACCTACGACCCGCGGGCGGCGGCCGGCAGCCGGATCACCGGCATGTGGCTCGGCGGCAGCGCGATCGACCCGACGGCCAGCTACTCCGTCACGGTGAACTCGTTCCTGGCCGCCGGTGGTGACAACTTCGGGGTGTTCGCCCAGGGTGTCAACAAGAAGGACACCGGGCAGACCGACCTGCAGGCCATGGTCGAGTACATGGACGACCACACCCCCGTCGCGCCGGACTACACGCAGCGTTCTGTCGGCGTGATGTTCCCGGCCGGCGCCCCGGCGTCCTACCTGCCGGGTGAGCAGGTCAGCTTCAACCTCTCGTCGCTGGCCTTCAGCACCGCTGCTGACCGCAAGGACACCGCGGTGAACGTGAGCCTCGGCGGCACCGCGCTCGGGTCGTTCGCGGTGGACAACACGATCGGAACGGCGATCACCGATGAGTACGGCGCCGCCACCGTCAGCTTCACCCTTCCCGCCGGCGTGCCGGCCGGGCAGCAGAACCTGACGGTGACCGGGGCTCAGACCGGCACCACGACCACGGTGCCGATCACGGTGCGCCAGCTCATGAGCACCACGACCACGCTCGCTACCTCGGCGCCGTCGCAGACCTACGGCGCCAGCACCCCGGCCACGCTCACGGCGACCGTCGCCCAGAGCGACGGCGGGACGCCCAGTGGCTCGGTGCGCTTCGAGACGACCGGTGGCACGGTGCTGGCGACTGTTCCGGTGAGCTCGGGACAGGCCAGCTACCAGATGCCGGCGACGACCGCGGCGGGGACCTACCAGATCGCCGCCACGTTCGTGCCGTCGACGGAGCAGGTGACCGGCTCGACCTCCGCGGTCGTGCAGTTCACGGTGGACAAGGCGGTCTCGACCACCGGCCTCACCGCGACCGTGGCGAAGGTGAAGAGCAAGTTCGAGGTGCGGATGACGGCCACCGTCACGCTGAACAACGGCAAGCCTGCCGTCGGCGCTGTCGCCTTCTACGTCAAGGGTG
This is a stretch of genomic DNA from Jatrophihabitans sp.. It encodes these proteins:
- a CDS encoding FtsX-like permease family protein; the encoded protein is MAVITIGAGSLGPLYARAADESTLRDRLTSSASDAALHFSFTRDIQTEADLDAAAALGPEPGSVKAYPRTLVSAVLPARASTPAQVAIGDVGPHTRMIWRADACAHLTLTRGRCPARAGEALASERTLQGDYGWRLGARLTLSNLPQTVTVTGFGDPAQQIAAVTVVGAYRLARVADPFWQGHSYFDAHPGPGESPDTVDALFVDRAELPPLFPARVQVQVDYPIEATEVRLSGTAALAADVSRLRQLRSDPGVGDHFSTDVLAVLAAAKAEQRLIDVSTLLVSLQLAVLAWLVLFQVIADAVEAKGSEIALAKLRGLGPAATIRFGLAEPMLLVALATPLGLLGGWLSVRLFAATELVPGTPVDLTRATAVAVAASLAGSLAAAAAASRKTLRRSVLEQWRRTPGHQPSRLMLALDLVLAAAAVFGLVLLRRAGRDGSPQPTTLLAPALLVFAVALLGIRLLPLALRPLLPMTRGSGRIGLFLAARQVVRRPAGLRLAALLAVAVGLAIFAIAGEGVASQNRELRARVEVGASALAPVQYEPLRDPVAATRKADPDGRWAMATASWLPDGGGSVTGRVLAVDAGRLAAVAYSGGATPAPAEAAKALLPADLPAPLQVRATRLRVRVEAVELSPGARPHVLLTLRAPNKPAINVRAGTLAPGEHQYTATVGCAGGCTLTDITWDRPISTFGKLTGVVRVSQLEFFSDGRWQPLDSGLATAGDWRPKASPLGNSEDSLSVTEGGLQDVYSSQTGGSAGITHADSPRPLPVLASPAGLVPEAASLPELRMTDLTGSAAPFQVVGSPAVLPSVLDAGVLVDVTGLRAQLPAFDSEASWSIWLGPAAPADAIDRLRAAGLVVEPGATKAGRLSELGRQGPALALRLLVVCAIAGSILAIGGTAIAIASTGRRRTFELASLRAVGISRRTLLGACVLEQFLLLGAALLLGVPAGYLAARWAMPSVPQFADQTPVALSYQPALTGVLLFALAFLLLLSVTAVLAGRALLLAAAPARLREAE
- a CDS encoding VOC family protein → MSVFRLNHAVLYVRDVAASVAFYHDVFGFERIGGGGPPGAAFLRAPGSSNDHDLGLFEIGGQAGASGAGRSTVGLYHLAWEVDTLGDLEELAGKLTALGALVGASNHGTTKSLYGRDPDGLEFEVVWLIPADLLTEADQTASMRSLDLAAEIARFGPNTRGGFGVSRAAVTAAG
- a CDS encoding ExeM/NucH family extracellular endonuclease is translated as MAGSWLAVPTSAWAGASSGAPVVINEVYGGGGNAGATYKQDFIELYNKSGSAVNLAGWSVQYASATGTSWATTALTGTLPPGGHYVVREAQGAGGTTDVASDVTGTIAMSGTAGKVALVNTTGALTCGADCDGNAAVVDFVGFGTTANDFAGAGPTPAPSNTNSVSRNAAHDNTANNAADFTASAPSPVACGTACTTVTPPPPTATEKTIAEIQGAGAESPLVGATVTTKGIVTAAYPTGGFKGYYIQTPGTGGPVDPATDTTSDGVFVFQSTGALPAAVQIGNYVQVTGGVVEFFGMTEINVAAADVVDLADPPAGVTAATTSSWPATNAARESLEGMLYRPTGAYTVTNTFTTNQYGEVGLASGSKPLIQRTEVEEPGPAASSATEADNAARAITLDDGSSVNYLATSGGVLVNGALTPPYVSQSAPVRVGAPVTFTSDVIVDWRNSAWKFQPTTTVTGPANANSPATFANTRTAAPDEALIGNADLKVASFNVLNYFTTLGTDDASCTSFKDRDGNGATVNGGCEQRGAWDAEDLARQQIKIVKAINALDADVIGLMEIENSARLGETPDEATNTLVAALNADAGAGTWAANPSSTELPPVAEMDVITNAIIYKPAAVNRVGAARALGSASSSGGAFDNAREPVAQVFAPKAGGEKFLFVVNHFKSKGSAGPWPGDADTGDGQGASNESRVRQATALRDWIPTVLPATATKAVVLAGDFNAYGKEDPLDVLSAAGYTDVEQHYAHGEYSYSFSGLSGSLDHILVNANALQRSTGADIWNINSGESLALEYSRWNYHGTDFHSPDAYRSSDHDPVVVGLLAGSTTETVQVLGINDFHGRIQASGVEAGAAVLAGAVKQLRAQYPETVFAAAGDLIGASTFESFISHDKPTIDALNEAGLEVSAVGNHEFDQGYDDLINRVMAPYNAETNPYGGAAWEYLGANVRHADDHSAALPETWIQDFGGVQVGFVGAVTDHLNELVSPAGIAGLEIESPVVAANRHANELKAAGAEIVVLLVHEGAESTALSAATDPATDFGKIVTGVNDNVDAIVSGHTHLAYNHSVTVPGWVSAGREVTTRPVVSAGQYGYNLNQLLFTVDSGTGEVTGLQQNILPLVKSPAYPTDAPTKAIVDKAVADAAVLGAQPLGEITGPFNRAKLSSGAENRGGESTLGNLVAEVQQTATEGATTGSAQIAFMNPGGLRADMVGSSSTYPNTLTYRQAANVQPFANTLVNLKLTGAQLKTALEQQWQPAGAARPFLRLGISEGFTYTYDPRAAAGSRITGMWLGGSAIDPTASYSVTVNSFLAAGGDNFGVFAQGVNKKDTGQTDLQAMVEYMDDHTPVAPDYTQRSVGVMFPAGAPASYLPGEQVSFNLSSLAFSTAADRKDTAVNVSLGGTALGSFAVDNTIGTAITDEYGAATVSFTLPAGVPAGQQNLTVTGAQTGTTTTVPITVRQLMSTTTTLATSAPSQTYGASTPATLTATVAQSDGGTPSGSVRFETTGGTVLATVPVSSGQASYQMPATTAAGTYQIAATFVPSTEQVTGSTSAVVQFTVDKAVSTTGLTATVAKVKSKFEVRMTATVTLNNGKPAVGAVAFYVKGVLVGQAPVGANGQASFTAAVAKGQSQVRAQFTPTDTANHLGSTSPTLTVNAK